The proteins below come from a single Mytilus edulis chromosome 5, xbMytEdul2.2, whole genome shotgun sequence genomic window:
- the LOC139524477 gene encoding fatty acyl-CoA hydrolase precursor, medium chain-like, which produces MLLVSMQFSTNLRRSMIHQRFQISASTSTKFDFLFLLQLYILEMRFLFCSLYLSILNTVITENTIETALLETSLGSIKGIKGVFAETGDTLYEFRGIPFGKPPVGSLRFKKPVPFGLWNETLDGTAFRSACPQNIPDFMPELSRPSTSEDCLFLNVYVPNSLDKLNNFSVMVWIHGGGFEVGFGNEEDLSRMAIEGDVIMVSFNYRLGIFGFLAIGHPAARGNYALWDQKLALQWVHDNIEMFGGNPNSVTIFGESAGGYSVSLQSLISSNNGLFHRAIAQSGVHSKILMRKQDEVQEYANQLSKKSMCPLGNEYKFVDCLRQKQVQELLEIADFYPTVSEDKLKRHIFFKSHSYPVVDGELFTENPIVSLEDKTSAVSQFFGSLDFISGTTSNEGSLLYLISFPELQEFYIFNVTEGVPHKVACEGIIAPYVEKYLRVDGSIKEQMCNFYKAGASTREQSLRATELLADVMFTYPSIKMLEFHAGLKNGKTYQYLFSKTSPDPFGGTPPEWFEGCGHGDDLIWLFKVGDHEISDDEKQFSKNLIQYWTSFAKSGRPIGGPGSMFWIPFDLSGRMYLNFDIPTVLRSFYKMETSELWSDIYTLIEIDNNREEHDEL; this is translated from the exons ATGCTTTTGGTTTCAATGCAATTTAGCACCAACCTTAGAAGAAGTATGATTCACCAAAGATTTCAGATATCAGCATCAACTTCAACTAAGTTTGACTTTTTGTTTCTTTTGCAGTTATATATTTTGGAAATGAGATTCTTATTTTGTTCGTTGTACCTATCGATCCTGAATACAGTAATTACAGAAAACACGATAGAAACTGCGTTACTAGAAACTTCATTGGGATCGATTAAAGGCATAAAGGGAGTATTTGCAGAGACAGGGGACACTTTGTACGAATTCCGTGGAATACCATTCGGAAAACCTCCTGTTGGATCTCTGAGATTTAAGAAACCAGTGCCGTTCGGGTTATGGAACGAAACATTAGATGGTACTGCCTTTCGCTCGGCATGTCCACAAAACATCCCGGATTTCATGCCTGAATTATCTAGACCTTCAACATCCGAAGACTGTTTGTTCTTAAATGTGTACGTACCAAATTCATTAGACAAATTGAATAACTTTTCAGTGATGGTCTGGATTCATGGCGGGGGATTTGAAGTTGGGTTTGGAAATGAGGAAGATCTTTCGCGAATGGCTATAGAAGGGGACGTTATAATGGTCAGTTTTAACTATAGACTCGGTATTTTTGGATTTTTAGCCATAGGCCACCCAGCTGCACGGGGTAACTATGCATTATGGGATCAGAAATTAGCTTTACAGTGGGTTCatgataatattgaaatgtttggCGGGAATCCGAATTCCGTGACTATTTTCGGAGAATCTGCAGGCGGCTACAGTGTATCACTTCAATCTCTTATATCTTCAAATAATGGTTTATTCCATCGTGCTATTGCTCAAAGTGGAGTCCATAGTAAAATCCTAATGCGCAAACAGGATGAAGTTCAAGAATATGCAAATCAACTGTCAAAAAAATCGATGTGTCCACTGGGAAATGAGTACAAATTCGTAGATTGCTTAAGACAAAAACAAGTTCAAGAACTTTTAGAAATTGCTGACTTTTATCCGACGGTATCAGAAGACAAATTAAAAAGGCATATCTTTTTTAAATCGCATAGTTATCCTGTCGTTGATGGCGAGTTGTTTACCGAAAACCCTATCGTTAGTTTAGAGGACAAAACGTCTGCTGTTTCTCAGTTTTTCGGATCTCTTGACTTTATTTCTGGAACAACTTCTAATGAAGGATCATTATTATATTTAATCTCATTTCCTGAACTGcaagaattttatatatttaacgtAACGGAAGGAGTTCCACACAAAGTAGCGTGTGAGGGAATAATTGCACCTTATGTTGAGAAGTATCTTAGAGTCGACGGCAGTATTAAAGAACAAATGTGCAATTTTTACAAAGCGGGTGCATCTACCAGAGAACAGAGTCTAAGAGCAACAGAACTCCTGGCAGATGTCATGTTCACATATCCCTCCATAAAAATGTTGGAATTCCACGCAGGTTTGAAAAATGGAAAAACTTACCAGTATTTATTTTCTAAGACTAGTCCAGATCCCTTTGGAGGAACTCCCCCTGAATGGTTTGAAGGCTGTGGGCATGGAGACGATCTAATATGGCTGTTTAAAGTTGGAGACCATGAAATTTCTGATGATGAGAAACAGTTTTCTAAAAACTTAATACAATATTGGACTTCTTTCGCAAAATCAGG TAGACCAATAGGTGGACCTGGATCGATGTTCTGGATACCATTTGATTTGAGCGGACGGATGTACTTAAACTTCGATATCCCAACAGTTCTTCGAAGTTTCTACAAAATGGAGACTTCTGAACTATGGTCAGATATATACACACTAATAGAGATAGATAATAACAGAGAAGAACATGACGAATTATAG